The Nostoc cf. commune SO-36 genomic sequence TTCGTGGCAACTACATATACAATTTGCTGGATGAAAACATCAAGCGTTTCAACGCTGAAGTTCCCATTTTGGCACAGTGGGACGACCACGAAACCACTAATAATTGGTATCCTGGTGAATTTCTTTTAAGCGATGACCGTTATACAGTCAAAGATGTTAACTTGCTAGCCGAAAGAGCAAGACAAGCATTTTTAGAATATTTACCTATTGGATATCCAAACAATAATCCAGACAAAGCGAAAATTTATCGCTCCTTTAAGCATGGGCTATTATTAGACATTTTCATGCTTGATGAGCGCACCTACCGGGGGCCAAATACCCCCAATAATCAACCAGTACCAAGTAAAGAAACAGATTTTTTGAGTAGAAAACAATTGCAATGGTTGAAAAGACAATTGTTGTCATCAAAAGCAACATGGAAAGTGATTGCTAGTGATATGCCTTTGGGGTTGATAGTTCGAGACGGTAGCACCGATTTTGAAGCTTGGGCGAATGGAGACGGCCCGCCTTTAGGAAGAGAACTAGAACTTGCCGATTTATTACGATTTATCAAAAACAAAAATATCCAGAATGTTGTTTGGTTAACGGCTGATGTACATTATGCAGCAGCCCATTATTACGACCCCGCCAAAGCGCAGTTTACCGACTTCAAGCCTTTTTGGGAGTTTGTCGCCGGGCCTCTTAACTCTGGTACATTTGGGCCAAATCAATTAGAAAATACCTTTGGGCCACAATTAGTATTTCAAAGCCTTCCCCCAGGTACAAAAGCAAATCGACCCCCAAGTGAAGGTTTGCAATTCTTTGGAGGTGTCAAAATTGATGCTTATACAAAGGTGATGACGGTAACATTGCGTAACTTGGCAGGAGAAATTGTTTACAGTTTAGATTTACCGCCAGAAGCATAAATCTAGACTGTAAAAATAGGGGCGTACAGCTGTCATTGGTGTCAACTTAAGCTTAAACGCTTATCCCATATACGTTTTACCCCACTTGTCAAGGGGGGGGGAACAAGAAATCTAGTTCCCTCCCCTTTATAAGCTATGGTGTACACACAAGTTTCTTGACCTGTACCTTTAATGCATCGACTTGTACCTTTAATGCATCGACCTGTACCTTTGATGCATCGACCTGCACCTTTGATGCATCGACCTGCACCTTTGTTGCATCGACCTGCACCTTTGTTGCATCGACCTGCACGTTTAATGCATCGACCCGCACCTTTAATGCATCGACCTGCACCTTTGATGCATCGACCCGTACGTTTAATGCATCGATCTGCAAAAATTAACCTTCCCTACGTTACGCAACAACTCTAAAAGACTTGTGTGTACACCGTAGCCTTTATAAGGGGAGGGTTAGGGTGGGGTAACGCAGATCGTGATCGGAAGCCAGAGAACTGAATATCACGTTTTGCTACCTTAAGTTGACACCAATGCACAGCTGTACGCCCCTACTATTGGAAGTCTCTAATAACTTTTTGCTAATACCGAATTCGAGGATCTACATAAGCATTTAAAATATCAATCAAAATGCTGGCACTGACAACGATCGCACCAAAAAAGACTAGTACTCCCTGAACTGTGGGATAATCGCGATCAGCGATCGCTTGATACAGTCGATTCGCTAACCCAGGCCAAGAAAATGTCACCTCTGTCAAAATCGCCCCACCCAACAGAGACGCAAAGGTTAATCCCAACACTGTAATTACTGGAATTAGGGCATTTTTTAAAGCATGGGAGGCTAAAATTTTATTTTCACCAATACCTCTAGCTCTCGCGGCTTCTACATAATCTGCTTGCAAAGTTTGCTTTAAATTAACTCGCACAATTCGCTCAAAAATCCCACTGAGCAAAATTCCCAAAGTGAGACTCGGTAGGGCAAGGTGGTGCAAAGATGTGAAAAACTGGGTGAAGTTTCCACCGAGTAAGCTGTCAATTGTATACAATCCAGTCACAAGAGTGGGAGCCGGTAGATTGGGCGGAAAGCGATTGGAATTAGGAAACCAACCCAATTGCACTGAGAAAATCAACTGCAAAAGCATTCCCGCCCAAAACATTGGGAGTGCGTAGGTGATGATCCCAAATAAGCGCCCACCGACATCAAAATATGTCCCAGGGCGGGAAGCTGAGAGAGTCCCAACGGCGATGCCG encodes the following:
- a CDS encoding ABC transporter permease translates to MSRSKALQYYIVSRLLLAPLQLLTIITIVFLLLRATPGDPADAILGGRAPEAAKEELRKQLGLNLPLWLQYLNYLGSILRFDLGTSLMSRGQNVWDIIGQYFPATVELAVCSMAVALIVGIAVGTLSASRPGTYFDVGGRLFGIITYALPMFWAGMLLQLIFSVQLGWFPNSNRFPPNLPAPTLVTGLYTIDSLLGGNFTQFFTSLHHLALPSLTLGILLSGIFERIVRVNLKQTLQADYVEAARARGIGENKILASHALKNALIPVITVLGLTFASLLGGAILTEVTFSWPGLANRLYQAIADRDYPTVQGVLVFFGAIVVSASILIDILNAYVDPRIRY
- a CDS encoding alkaline phosphatase D family protein, with amino-acid sequence MESHHPSKLNRRQFLLRSAITAGGIISTNFVAKSPVFGEAPAIITSDKMRPSIPYGVASGDISNNSIVIWSRSDRPAKMIVEYSTSESFRNVQRVVGPNALKNSDFTARLYLENLPPDQKLFYRVIFQDLDYQGTYSAASYGSFRTPPKSGRDIFFVWGGDTAGQGWGINPDFGGMKIYETMRQLNPDFFIHSGDNIYADGPLQSEVRLDDGTIWKNITTPEKSKVAETLTEFRGNYIYNLLDENIKRFNAEVPILAQWDDHETTNNWYPGEFLLSDDRYTVKDVNLLAERARQAFLEYLPIGYPNNNPDKAKIYRSFKHGLLLDIFMLDERTYRGPNTPNNQPVPSKETDFLSRKQLQWLKRQLLSSKATWKVIASDMPLGLIVRDGSTDFEAWANGDGPPLGRELELADLLRFIKNKNIQNVVWLTADVHYAAAHYYDPAKAQFTDFKPFWEFVAGPLNSGTFGPNQLENTFGPQLVFQSLPPGTKANRPPSEGLQFFGGVKIDAYTKVMTVTLRNLAGEIVYSLDLPPEA